The following coding sequences are from one Rhineura floridana isolate rRhiFlo1 chromosome 2, rRhiFlo1.hap2, whole genome shotgun sequence window:
- the LOC133377062 gene encoding vitamin D 25-hydroxylase isoform X3, translating into MENLIFSVGELIIAGTETTTNVLRWGVLFMALYPNIQGQVHKEIDLVIGPNKTPCLEEKCKMPYTEAVLHEILRFCNVAPLGIFHATSKDTVVRGYSIPQGTTVITNLYSVHFEEKYWNNPEMFCPERFLDSSGQFIKKEAFVPFSLGRRHCLGEQLARMEMFLFFTSLLQQFHLHFPNALTPNLKPKLGMTLQPHPYLICAEKRY; encoded by the exons ATGGAAAACTTAATTTTCTCTGTTGGAGAACTTATAATTGCTGGAACAGAAACTACAACTAATGTTCTAAGATGGGGAGTGTTGTTCATGGCTCTTTATCCTAATATTCAAG GGCAAGTTCATAAAGAAATTGATTTAGTCATTGGGCCAAACAAAACACCTTGCCTAGAAGAAAAGTGTAAAATGCCATACACGGAGGCAGTACTGCATGAAATTTTAAGATTCTGTAATGTAGCTCCACTAGGTATTTTCCATGCAACTTCTAAGGATACAGTTGTACGTGGCTATTCTATACCTCAAGGCACTACAGTAATAACAAATCTCTACTCTGTACACTTTGAAGAAAAGTACTGGAATAACCCAGAAATGTTTTGTCCTGAGAGGTTTTTGGACAGCTCTGGACAGTTTATCAAGAAGGAAGCGTTTGTTCCTTTTTCACTAG GACGAAGACACTGTTTAGGAGAACAATTGGCCAGAatggaaatgtttttattttttacttcatTACTTCAACAatttcatctgcattttcccaatgCTTTGACTCCAAACCTTAAGCCAAAGTTAGGCATGACACTGCAGCCTCATCCATATCTTATCTGTGCAGAGAAACGATACTGA